Within Tamandua tetradactyla isolate mTamTet1 chromosome 10, mTamTet1.pri, whole genome shotgun sequence, the genomic segment TACACTTGGTTTTTACTTTCCAATCTGATTTGCCTTTGAAATCAGTCAGTCatcgttttggtttgctaaagctgccagaatgcaacataccagaaatggaccggcttttaacaatggagatttattagtgtATGTGTTAAAGTTCttagcctgtgaaaatgtccaactctgGGCATCAACAGAATAATGATACCTGTACTTTGAAGTCAGgctactggcatctggaacatctctatcatatggaaaggcacatggctggtgtctgctggctcttctctcctgggtttgcTGCTTTCATCTTCTGGTTCCAGTAGCTTCCTCTTTAAACTTGTATAGGTCCTTtgttagcttctccagggcttttctctaaattctccagccTTCTGTCCTTTATCCACTCACAAAAGACTCAGGtaaaaggactaagacccactttgaatgggatggatcacatctcaattggaaTAACTAACCGGGACATCCCATTTATGATAGGCCTGCACTCAggccttctctggggtacataacagcttacAACTACAATCGTCACCCTGTTACAGATAAACCAGTGGGATTGGCTACCATGACCAACAATTGTGTACCCTGATCCCTTTTTTGTTAAACTTTCTGTTCTGGGCATCTGCCATCTTCATTATTTACTATCTACTCCTCTCACCCTTCTTATCACATTTGTTCAATTCTCTTCATCACACATCTCTGGCTCATCTACTACCTTTTGTCAGCAGCAAAATGAATACTTACCAAATTTAAAATTGTATGCTAGCATtttagataaaattaattttaattgattGTCTTCCTAAAAGGAAGGATAATTCACctgatttaaatgtaaatacttcattcattaaaaataatgttaatgtgttttttcttatatatttatttcctaatgacattattttgtatttgtgggGTTAAAATAGAAATCAACAGTACTCCGTGAATGGTCTCTGGCAGCTTAAGTGTGTACAAGATGTTAATTCATGTGTTTATCATTTTAACCATCTTAAAGTAGTAATTTCTTCATAGTACATAATTTGAATGTGTATATTTCTCTGACTAAAAATCTCAGGAGTGGTGGAAAAAGCAAATAATTCAATGAGCAATCGACAATACATCTCTGCtgacaggagaaagaaatcaaaggctgAATCATGCACCAGAAATATGTAGAACAAGAAAATGTCTTAGGTTTATATGGTATAACATgcatgaagaaaagcaaaaatataggGGAGCTGTATTAGTTCATAAAATTGAGAAAGAGTGCCGAGGTACTTTTAATAACTGTTATTGAATTCAACCCATTTTGGTTTGCAAACATATCTGAATCTCTGCATTTCAATCAGTTTTCCAGTCTGATTCACCCCTTTCATCATCTATATTTTAGGTTCCTAGACTGCTTATACAAACACTATGAAATaagtcaggttaaacaatggggttttatttgcttatgcttttgaggctaaaagaaagcccaaatcaaggtgtcattaaAATGGTGCTTTCTTCCTTAGATTGGTGTTATGAGGTTTGCTTCCAATGATCTTGGCTCCTTTGTCATATGGCAGGACATATAATAACATCTCCTGATGTCTCCCttatttctgggttctgttgatgcCCCACCTCTTTCttcttggctttctttctctgtctgaatttcattcttcataaaaggtctccagtaataggagTAAGACCCACCCTCTTTGAGGTGGGCCATATCCTATGTATTAATCTGTGAGactaccagaatgtaatataacagaaatggaatggctcttaaaaggcAATTTAGATACCTACGGTGGGGTGAAGGGCAAACTCTGCCTTCTTAGGCCTCTGATGGTCTTCACAACAGTTGGGCATAACTAAGTTCCAGGAATCAGTGTCATTTGAAGATGTGGCTGTGGACTTCACCCAGGAGGAGTGGAATCAGCTGGATCCTACTCAAAGGACTCtgtacagagatgtgatgctAGAGAACTATAGCTATCTGGTCTGTCAGGGGAATCCTGTTACCAAACCAGGTGTGATTGCTTCATTGGAGAAAGGAGGGCTTTGGATAGTAGAGAGAGAAATCCCACGTACAAGTTGTATAGAAGTCTGGTGAGTTGATGACCAGTTGGGGAGGCATCAGGAAAATCCAAACAGGCACTTGAGGCAAACCATACCCATTAACAAGAAAATTGTGACTAAGGAGAGAAGTCATGAGTGTAATGTATTTGTAAACTCACTTCCTCAGAGCACATGGGTATTTTCTTCAGTACaaacactgtatatatatatatatatatatatatatatatatatatatatatataagtcatATGGGAAAATTTTTAACAATAATTTAGGCTTACTCAATCATAACAGAAGCTTTGCACCACTGAAATGTTATGAATATAATGGCTATGGGAAATTATTAATTCACGCAGGcatgagaaaaataatggaatgaaacCCCATGACCTTAATGAATATGGGAAAAACCTTAATCATAACTCATCCTTTCTTCAGCCTCATGTAACTCAGACTgcagagaaaccctatgaatgtcctGAGTATACAAAAACTGTCAATAAGAATTCACTCCTTATTGTTCATCAGATCACTCCTACAGGAAAGAAACTCTATGAACGTACAGAATGTGGAAAAACCT encodes:
- the LOC143647716 gene encoding LOW QUALITY PROTEIN: uncharacterized protein LOC143647716 (The sequence of the model RefSeq protein was modified relative to this genomic sequence to represent the inferred CDS: inserted 1 base in 1 codon; substituted 1 base at 1 genomic stop codon), encoding MEKRLGITKFQESVSFEDVAVDFTQEEWNQLDPTQRTLYRDVMLENYSYLVCQGNPVTKPGVIASLEKGGLWIVEREIPRTSCIEVWXVDDQLGRHQENPNRHLRQTIPINKKIVTKERSHECNVFVNSLPQSTWVFSSVQTLYIYIYIYIYIYIYIYKSYGKIFNNNLGLLNHNRSFAPLKCYEYNGYGKLLIHXRHEKNNGMKPHDLNEYGKNLNHNSSFLQPHVTQTAEKPYECPEYTKTVNKNSLLIVHQITPTGKKLYERTECGKTFNKKVHLSVHLRTHTGEKPFECNDCGKSFRQKSSLYAHQRAHTGEKPYECNDCSKSFREKSTLRRHQRTHTGEKPYVCSDCGRAFTLRLSLRAHQRIHTGEKTDGCTVCGKVFFRKSYLMLHQRAHSGENFEKLYECNEFEKVFIQKSYLIIHQRVPTRKKSYECNTCEKAFSQKSYLIIHQRIHTGKKHYKYSKCSRAFREKSKLTVHQTTHLGEKPYDCLEYEKNLPEVKVPYGSKNSERRVIL